Genomic DNA from alpha proteobacterium U9-1i:
CGCGTGGGCCTTCGTTCACTTCAAACGTGATATTGACGACGCGATTTTCGCGGTCGCGCTCGACGTTCGGCGCGATATCGACGTTGGCGTAGCCGACGGTGCCGGCAAGGTACGTCATCGCGTCGATGGCGTCTTCGATCAGATCGCCCTGGAACACTTCGCCACGGCGGATAGGGATCGTCGCCAACAACAATTCGGTAGGCAGGCGATCAAGTTCGGTTTCGACGTTAACGGTCCCGAATTCGTAGCGAACGCCTTCATCGACGGTAAACGTGATGAAGAAATCGCGTTGATCGGGCGTGAGTTCGGCAACGGCGGAGACGACTCGAAAGTCGGCGTATCCGCGATTGTTGTAGAACTGGCGCAATTGCTCGCGGTCGTACTCGAGGCGATCCGGATCGTAATTGTCGTTCGAGTTGAAGAAATTCCACCACTTCGACTCGGTCGTGACGATGGCGTCGCGCAAAGTGCGGTCGCCGAATTCGTCATTACCGATGAAGTTTACGTCGCGCACGCCCGTCACCGGGCCCTCATCGACCTCGAAGATCAAATCGACCCGATTTTGATCAAGCTCTCGCACCTGCGGCGTCACGGTCGCGGCGAAGCGGCCGGCACGGCGGTAAAGCTCAAGGATACGTTGCACGTCGGCTTGCGCACGCGCGGGCGTGAACACAGACCGCGGACGCGCCTGCACTTCCTCTTCGAGGTCGTCCTCTTGCAGAGAACCCAGACCCTCGAAAATCACGCGATTGATGATCGGATTTTCAATCACCGCCACGACCAGATCGCTATCGCGCTGTTCGATCTGCACGTCGGCAAACAGGCCGGTGGCGAACAACGTCTTGAGCGAAAGGTCGATGCGTTCGGGATCGAACGTGTCGCCGGGGCGAACGAGCAAGTAGGACGTGATGGTGGACGCTTCGATCCGCTGGTTGCCCTCAACCACGACGCGCCGGATCGCGACGCCTTGCTGCGGCGCCTGCGCCGGCTGTGCGCCCGGTGTCTGGGCTACGGCTTCGCCCGCGCCGACTAAAAGCGCGCCCGTCGCTGCGCCGACCGTAGCCGCGCACGTCACAGCGCCGACCACGACATCCCTCAGAACCCGCTTCATCAACCCCTCGACGGTTCGGCGCTCCCCAGCGCCGGATTTCTAAGACAGCATCCCTTTGGGAAACACAAGGACGCGAAGCTGTTCACCCTGCGCCTCCGGGAAGAAGGCGGGTAATGTCGTTCCATGTAGCGAACAGAAAGAGGCTGGCGAGGACGGCGAAACCTGCCCGAAACGCCCATTCCTGAGCCACAGGTGGCAAAGGTTTGCCGCCGCGCAACGCTTCCACCGCGCACATGACAAGGTAGCCGCCATCCAGGATGGGGATCGGCAGCAAGTTGGCGAAGCCGACCGCAACCGAAAGCACGGCGGCCCAGCCCAAGAGCGCCAGCAGCACGCCGCTGGTGGCGCCCCACAATCCTTGGTCGGACGTATCGAGAGCGTAGGAGGTCACTTGCCCCGATTGACTGAGAATGCCGACCGGTCCGGCGATGTCCGCGCCGGAGGCGGCGCCGGAGAAAATACCGCCGATGTATTCGACCGTTTGAGCGATGAGGCCCCACGTGTTCAGAACGCCAAAGCGCAGCGCATCGAGAATGCCCACAGGTTCGATTGTGCGTTCTTCCGGGCGCACGCCAACTTGGACGCCGATCGCACCTACGGTTTCTGTTTCACCGCTTGCGTTGGGACGCTCTATGGCGCGCGGCGTCACATCCAGAGTGCGCGTGCCGGCCTCTGACTCCAACGTGAGCTGCAGGGGCACATTGGGGTTGGCCGCGATGATGCCTTGGAAGGCTGGCCAATTCGCAACCTGTTCGCCGTTAACGGCGCGAACGATCTCTCCACGCTGCAAACCCGCTTCGGCGGCGGCGGAGCCGGTCATCACGTTGCCGACGCGAGCTGTCACCGCGCCATAATCAGTTACGTCTCGGCCCATCGCGAAGGCGACCAGTGCAAACGCGAAGATCGCAAACACGAAATTGGCCATCGGTCCGGCGATGACCGCAGCGGCGCGACGTTCAACGGGCATCGCCCGAAAGTGCCCCAGCCGACGCGCTTCTTCGGGGCTCAGTTCCTGGCTTTCCTCAGTGGCCGGCAAGACGCTTGTGGCGTCCGTGTCGTCGACCCACGACACGAAACCGCCAATCGGAATCTTCGAAACTTTCCAACGCGTGCCGTGCTTGTCGGTCCATCCGAACCATTCCGAACCCATGCCGATGGAGAAGCTCTTAATGGCGATGCCGCACCAACGGCCAACCTGGAAGTGTCCGAACTCGTGGACGAACACGACGACACCGAGCACGAGCAGAAACGAGCCGCCGTAGATCAATGCGTTCTGGAGCAGTTCCAGCATTTCGCCCGGTCCTCCGCGCGCCGCTCCCGAGCGCCGCAAGTTGTTGAAATGCCTTTAGGCCGCCGCCAGGTTTCCCGCAATCCGCTGAGCCGCGCGTCGCGCAGCGTGATCCACCGCCGCCACCTCATCCAAGGATGACGGCGATTTTGCGATCAGGGCTGGTTCCGCGACTGTCACCTCCCCCAACGCTGTTTCCACCAGCCGGGCGATGTCGAGGAAGCGAATTCGCCCATGCAGGAAGGCGTCGACTGCGACCTCATTGGCGGCGTTTAGAGCGGCGGTGCTGGCGGGCCCCGCCCGCAATGCGGACCGAGCCAAGTCCAGCGCGGGAAACCGTTTAGAATCATGGCGTTCGAAGCTGAGACTGGTGATAGCCGCCAGATCCAGGCGGGCCGTCGATACACCGGCCCGATCCGGCCAAGCCAGCGCATAGGAAATCGGGGTCCGCATGTCCGGGGCGGAGAGCTGGGCCAGAACCGACCCGTCGCAATAATGCACCAAGCTGTGCACGATCGACTGAGGGTGGATCAGGACGTCGATTCGGTCCTCCGGCATCCCGAACAGATAGGCCGCCTCGATCAGCTCCAGGCCCTTGTTCATGAGTGTGGCGCTGTCGACGGAAATCTTCGCGCCCATCGACCAATTTGGATGGGCGCAGGCCTGCTCGGGCCGTGCCGCAGCCATAGCGTCGAGGGTCCAAGTGCGGAACGGCCCGCCTGATGCAGTCAGCGTGATGCTTTCGGCCCGCTCTGGATGGCTCATGACCTGGAAGATCGCGTTGTGCTCGCTATCGACGGGCAACAGCATTGCGCCGGAGGCTTTGGCCGCCTCAAGCACGAGCGGCCCTGCGGAGACCAGGCTCTCCTTGTTCGCAAGGGCCACGAGCGCCCCACGGCGCACTGCGGTCATCGTCGGCCCGATTCCGGCGGCGCCGACGATCGCCGCCATGACCCAATCCGATGGGCGCGCCGCTGCTTCGTTGAGACCTGCCTCGCCGGCGCCGACTTCAATGTCGAGCCCCGACAATGCTTCTCGCGCCAACGCGAGCATGTCGGGGTTGGCGATTGCGGCGAAACGTGGCTTCAAACGACGACAGGCGTCGAGCAATCCAGCGACGTTCGCGCCAGCTGTGACTGCTTCAACCGGCACATCCAGACCTTGCGCGCGCAATTGCTCCACGACATCGACCGTCGAGCGGCCAACCGAGCCGGTGACGCCCAAAATAGAAACGCTGCGGCCGTCGGCGCTCATAGGCCCGTTCCAAAGAGCACTGCCGTGGCGCGGGGCCCGAACGCAAGCGCAGCGCCCAGCAGCAGCGACGCGGCCATTAAGCCATCAAGCCGATCCATCACGCCGCCATGGCCAGGGATAACGCGGCTGGCGTCCTTCACCCCGAAGCGGCGTTTCAGGAAGGACTCAAAAAGGTCACCCATGAGGCCAGTGAACGCCAACAGCGCGCCGATGGCGAGCCAAGCGATGCGGAAATCGGGCGTGACATGATAAGCGAGGCCGCACCCGTAGCCGGCCACCGCGCCGGCGAGCGTGCCGGAGATGATCCCTGACCAAGTCTTTTTGGGCGACAGGCCTTCCGCCACTTTCGGCCCACCGATCAGCTTGCCGCCGAAGTACGCAAAAATGTCGCCTGCCCAGATGATCGCGAACAGCGCGAGTATGGTCTCCAGTCCCTCCGGCGCGCGATCGCGCAGCCAGAGAAACACCGTCACCGGCAATCCGACGTAAAGCACGCCGCCGGCGGTTTCGAACGCATGCACCAACGTGCGCCGCCGCAGCGCGGACGTGACGGCACATACCGCCAGCCAAAGCACCGCCCAGTCCAGATGGCGCCAGCTTGCGAACATCACAGCGATGAAGGAACCCACGAAGACAAACCAGAACGCGGTCATCGTCGCGTTTGGCTCGCTCATGCGGGCGTATTCATAACTCATGACCACGACGGCGGCGGCGCACGCCGCCGCCAGCCAAGGTCCGCCAAGCCACGCAGCGCCAACGCCGATGCTTGCGAGCACCAGTCCCGACGCGATACGCGCGCCGAGGTCCGACCAATCGCGCCGCTCGCGGGGTTCGGCCTCAGCTCGCGACAGGCTCGGTCCCTCCGAAGCGACGCGTGCGGCGTTGGAATTCATCGATCGCGGACTGAAGCGCCTCCTTATCGAAGTCCGGCCAAAGCACGTCCAAGAAAACGAGCTCCGCGTAGGCTGCTTGCCAGAGCATGAAATTCGACAACCGAAGTTCGCCCGAGGTACGCACCAGGACATCGGGCGTCGGCAGGTCGGACGTGTCGAGGTAACGCTCAAACAACGCTGGTGTTACATCTTCTGGCGATATTTTCCCTTCCGCCGCATCAACAGCGATGGCGCGGGCGGCGCGGGCGATCTCATCTTGACCGCCATAATTGAATGCGATCGTGAGGTTGAGTTTATCGTTGTGGCGCGTACGCGCCTCGGCGTTGTCGATGATCTCAGCAATGTCGCGCTGCAGGCCGTTGCGGCCGCCGATAACACGCACCCGCACCCCTTCCCGCACCAGCTTGTCGAGGTCGCGTGACACGTAAAGCCGCAACAGATCGAACAGCGCGTTCACCTCTTCGGCGGGTCGGGACCAGTTCTCGGTCGAGAAGCCGAACACGGTGAGATATTGAACGCCGAGATCCCCGGCCGCCTCTACCGTGCGGCGCAAGGCTTCGACACCCTCGCCGTGTCCAAACGTCCGTGGCCGGGACCGCTGACGCGCCCAACGACCATTGCCGTCCATGATGATGGCGATGTGGCGCGGAACAGGCGCGTGCGTTGGAGCAGGTTCGGCCATCGCGTTGTGCAGGCCTAGACCTGCGTGATCTCTTCTTCCTTGTGGCGCGTCAGATCGTCGATCTTCTTGATGTGGGCGTCGGTGGTTTTCTGCACGTCAGCGCCGAGTTTCTTGTGCTCGTCCTCGCTGATGACGTGCTCTTTTTCCAGTCGCTTCAGGTGCTCCATCGCATCTCGCCGCACATTGCGTACGGCGACACGCGCTTGCTCAGCGTATTTGCCTGCCAGCTTCGCGAGTTCGGCGCGGCGTTCGCCGGTGAGCGGCGGGATCGGCACACGCAACGTCTGGCCGTCCATGATCGGATTGAGGCCAAGCCCGGCAGCGCGGATCGCCTTGTCCACCGCACCGGCGACACTCTTATCCCACACCGTCACCACCAACATGCGCGGTTCCGGCACGGTGACGTTTGCGACTTGGTTCAGCGGCGAGATTGAGCCGTAGGCTTCCACCTGCACGGGATCAAGCAATGACGACGAGGCGCGGCCTGTGCGCAAGCCGCCGAATTCGTGCTGCAGAGCGGTCAGTGCGCCGTCCATGCGCTTGTTGTAATCGTCGATCTTGAATGGGGGTGGTGCGGCCATGGGATTCCTCAGTCGCCGATGGTGGTGGAGACGCCGCGGCCGGTCAACACATCGGCCAACATGCCACGTTGGTGGATGGAGAACACAACGATCGGAATTGAGTTGTCGCGCATCAACGCGATGGCGGAGGCGTCCATGACTTTGAGATCGCGCGCCAACACTTCGTGATAGGTTAGCGTCTCATAGCGCGTCGCGGTTGGATCCTTCTTGGGATCGGCGGTGTAGACGCCGTCAACACCGGTGCCCTTAAGTAGCGCGTTGCAGCCCATCTCCGCGGCGCGCAAGGCCGCGGCGGTATCGGTGGTGAAAAAAGGATTGCCGGTGCCGGCGGCGAAAATGACGATCCGGCCCTTCTCCATGTGGCGAAGCGCACGGCGGCGCACATAAGGCTCGCACACCGTCATCATCGGAATGGCGGAGAGCACACGCGCCTGACCGCCTAACGCTTCGATCGCGTTTTGCATCGCGAGCGCGTTCATCACCGTGGCCAGCATGCCCATGTAATCAGCGCTGGCGCGCTCCATTCCCTTTGCCGCGCCCTGCACGCCGCGAAAGATGTTGCCGCCGCCGATAACCAGGCAAACCTCCACGCCGCTTTTGGCGGCGTCGAGCACTTCCCGCGCGACCCGATCAACGACACTCATGTCGAGGCCGAACTGGCCCTCGCCCATCAAGGCTTCGCCGGATATTTTCAACAACACGCGGTTGAACCGGCGCGGCGCGGGCTTTTTCGTTTCAGCGAGACTCATCAAGACCGTCCGGGAGGCGATTTGGCGGCACCATAACGCGTTCGCCGCCGTTGGCGCAAAGCCAAACGGCGGCGAATCTGTGCGTCGTCAGAGACTTCGGCCCGGTTCCGGGCTTAGTCCTTCTTTTGCATTGCCGCGACTTCGGCGGCGAAGTCGTCGACCTTCTTTTCCACGCCTTCTCCGAGCGCGAACCGTACAAAGCCCTTGATCGTAACCGCGGCGCCGACGTCTTTGGCGGCGTCCTTCACCGCAGCCTCAACCGTTTGATCCGGGTTGAGGATGAAGGCTTGCTTGAGAAGCACGGATTCTTCGAAGAACTTGCGCAGGCGCCCTTCAAGCATCTTGTCGATGACTTGTTGCGGCTTGCCCTGAGCCTTCGGGTCTTCCTTCACTTGCTCGGCCAACACTGCTTTTTCGCGCTCCACGCGGTCAGCCGGAATTTCCGACTCGCTGAGCGCCAACGGCGCAGCGGAGGCAATATGCATCGCCACCTTCTTGCCGAACGCTTCCGCGGCCGCCTTGTCGCCTGTCGTGTCGAGCGCGACGAGCACGGCGAGGCGCCCGACGTTTTCATAGCCTTCAAGCTTATTGTGCACGTAGACAGCGATCGCGTCGCCGCTCAGCACCGCGGACCGGCGCAGATTGATGTTCTCACCAATCGTGGCGATCAAGTTCGTCACCGCGTCCTGCACGGTCGCGCCGCCATGAGCCGTCTTCAACAGCGCATCGTGGTCCGTCGCAGCAAGCGCGAGCTTGGAGAATTGATCGGCCGCCTTTTGGAAGTCGGCGTTGCGGGCGACGAAATCGGTTTCCGAGTTGAGCTCGATGACAGCCGCTTTGCCCGGCGCGGTTGCGACCGCGACGACGCCTTCGGCGGCGGCGCGATCGGCCTTCTTCGCAGCCTTGGACAAACCCTTCGCGCGCAGCCAATCGACAGCAGCTTCAAGGTCGCCGTTGTTTTCGGCGAGGGCCTTCTTGCAGTCCATCATGCCGACGCCGGTTTTTTCACGCAGGTCCTTGACCAGCGCAGCGGTGATTTCCGCCATGTTCACTTCTCCTGAGCTTCGAGCGGGCGCATCAGCGCCGCGCTCAAGTTCGCGTTTCTGCGTTGAAAGCTTGTGGCTTAATAGTTCGCGCCCGTTGGCCCATCGATTGGGCTTTCGGCCGGGACGTGCACACGCTCTCGCTCACGCAATGCCGGTTCCGGCGTCGGGTTGGCCGAAGCGCCAATATCGACGCCACGCCGGCCGTCGCCCTCGGTGAGGCCGTCAAGCACCGCATCGGCGATCAGATCGCAGTAGAGCTGGATCGCGCGTGCGGCGTCGTCATTACCCGGGATCGGGAAGGTGACTTCGTCGGGATCACAGTTCGAGTCGACCACCGCAACGACAGGAATGCCGAGCTTGCGTGCTTCCTGAATGGCGATCGCTTCCTTGTTGGTGTCGATCACGAACATAAGGTCCGGAATGCCGCCCATGGCCGCAATACCGCCGAGCGAACGGTCGAGCTTGTCGCGCTCGCGCTGCAGGTTGAGGGCTTCACGCTTGGTGAGGCCAATTGCGCCGCCGGCGAGCGTTTGCTCGAGTTCGCGCAGGCGCGCGATCGACTTCGAGACCGTTTGCCAATTTGTCAGCGTGCCGCCGAGCCAGCGCGAATTCACGAAATACTGGGCCGAGCGTTGTGCTGCGCCTTTGATGTGATCAGCGGCTTGGCGCTTGGTGCCGACGAAAAGGACGCGACCGCCAGCAGCGGCGACCTCTCGCACCTTCAGCAGCGCCTGGTGCAACAACGGCACCGTCTGCGACAGGTCGATGATGTGGATGTTGGACTTTTCGCCAAAGATGTAGCGGTCCATCTTTGGGTTCCAGCGGTGGGTCTGGTGTCCAAAGTGCGCGCCAGCTTCCAAGAGCTGACGCATGCTGAATTCAGGCAGCGCCATGAGGTTCGTTCCTTTTCCGGTTTGCCGCCACGGGAGAACCTTAGGAATTTATTCCCAAGACCGGATGGAGGAAACGGCCGCTTTTAGACCGCCCCGCCGCTCCCGCGTGCGAAGTAAGGCGCGGATATAGTGGGGCGGAGCGCTGGAGGCAAGCTTAAGGGCGGCCCCATGCTGCGCCTTGGAACGCGGCCTCAGGAGCCCCCACCCACTGGCGTTGCACCGGCTCAAGCGCGAACACGGCGCCGGCGCGTGTCAGGTGGGCATTGTCAAAATACAGCAGCTGGCCCTCATCGACGTACCGGCAGGCATCAGCGTTACAAAATGTCGGCTCGAAATCCACAAATCCCACATTGGGATGAGCGGCGGCGATTTCGCGAATGATTGAATTTGTCTCGAACGTGAGCGGCTGCATTCGCGCGCGCCTCACGACGCCATCGCCCACACCCGTCTCCCGATCCACGACGCTTGCGAGCAAGGCACGCGCCGACATGGCCTCGGTGGTCGCGCGCCGTGGCGCGTCGAAAGTGAGGTTTGGCACGTCGGCGAAGACCACAACCTCCTTCCCCGACGCCTGCAAGGCGTTGATTAAGGCGCCCAACCCTTCCTCCAGGCCGCGACGCGGTTCGAGGCGCGCGGACGCACCTTCCGCACGGCTCAAATAATTGCCGTCGTCCCAAGAACCAATCGTCCAAAGGCCGGCCACGAGAACGATGCGGATGTCATCGCGCGCGGCGATATCGGCGAGTGCTGCGCGAATGAAGCGGTCGCATTCGTCGCGCTGTGTAGGCCGGCTGGAGAGGTGATAAGTCACGCCAAGCAAAGGCGGACACGCCGACTTCGTGTAGTGCACCAAGCGGGCGTTCCGTCCCTCGGCCAGCGCGCGAAGACCTGGTTCAAGCGAAGCGGCGTGGCTGTCGCCGATGAGTGCGAAAGCGGGCGTTCCGTTTGTTGCTGGCCGGCAATTGCTATCGGCGCGCAGGTTTTCGCCAAAGCCGAGCAAGCACGCACCGCGCCCGTCGGCGATCGCTACTTCGATCGCGCGTGTCGCTTCGGGCAAACGTTGCGGCGCGCCGTTGCTCAGGCGCAGCGCGAGTGTGGCGGCGAGGACGGCGACGCCGGCCGCCGCGTAGTGGAACAGGACCTTTGGTGCTGGCAGGACACGGGCGCGGAACGGCCGCTCGATCCACCACCACGACGCGATCGCGAGCACAAAAGCGAGCGCGCCTGCGCCGAGCATACTGACCAATGACGGGGCGAAGGTGCTCGCATGCCGCACGAACGTCATCAT
This window encodes:
- a CDS encoding 1-deoxy-D-xylulose 5-phosphate reductoisomerase yields the protein MSADGRSVSILGVTGSVGRSTVDVVEQLRAQGLDVPVEAVTAGANVAGLLDACRRLKPRFAAIANPDMLALAREALSGLDIEVGAGEAGLNEAAARPSDWVMAAIVGAAGIGPTMTAVRRGALVALANKESLVSAGPLVLEAAKASGAMLLPVDSEHNAIFQVMSHPERAESITLTASGGPFRTWTLDAMAAARPEQACAHPNWSMGAKISVDSATLMNKGLELIEAAYLFGMPEDRIDVLIHPQSIVHSLVHYCDGSVLAQLSAPDMRTPISYALAWPDRAGVSTARLDLAAITSLSFERHDSKRFPALDLARSALRAGPASTAALNAANEVAVDAFLHGRIRFLDIARLVETALGEVTVAEPALIAKSPSSLDEVAAVDHAARRAAQRIAGNLAAA
- a CDS encoding uridine monophosphate kinase, which gives rise to MSLAETKKPAPRRFNRVLLKISGEALMGEGQFGLDMSVVDRVAREVLDAAKSGVEVCLVIGGGNIFRGVQGAAKGMERASADYMGMLATVMNALAMQNAIEALGGQARVLSAIPMMTVCEPYVRRRALRHMEKGRIVIFAAGTGNPFFTTDTAAALRAAEMGCNALLKGTGVDGVYTADPKKDPTATRYETLTYHEVLARDLKVMDASAIALMRDNSIPIVVFSIHQRGMLADVLTGRGVSTTIGD
- a CDS encoding O-antigen acetylase is translated as MSGAQSSVADSIGRAEIGYRADIDGLRAIAVGAVVLYHAGLAFVPSGYVGVDIFFVISGYLIGGIILREVGAGNFSFLAFYARRARRILPALFAVVVGACLLGLLLLNAEDLKNLGTSAAAALTAVSNFKFWLRTDYFAPEAHFDPMLMTWSLGVEEQFYVLFPFLLLGIGRFSPRNRIVVLMILIAASFAVALVMLRFDPQGAFYLLPARAWELGIGALLAALHLAPGRAKLTGWKRDAQGALGLALLIVSVAAFDATTPFPGLAALAPVAGTALLIDAQGSFVNRRLLAAAPLVFVGLVSYSWYLWHWPMMTFVRHASTFAPSLVSMLGAGALAFVLAIASWWWIERPFRARVLPAPKVLFHYAAAGVAVLAATLALRLSNGAPQRLPEATRAIEVAIADGRGACLLGFGENLRADSNCRPATNGTPAFALIGDSHAASLEPGLRALAEGRNARLVHYTKSACPPLLGVTYHLSSRPTQRDECDRFIRAALADIAARDDIRIVLVAGLWTIGSWDDGNYLSRAEGASARLEPRRGLEEGLGALINALQASGKEVVVFADVPNLTFDAPRRATTEAMSARALLASVVDRETGVGDGVVRRARMQPLTFETNSIIREIAAAHPNVGFVDFEPTFCNADACRYVDEGQLLYFDNAHLTRAGAVFALEPVQRQWVGAPEAAFQGAAWGRP
- a CDS encoding SSU ribosomal protein S2p, which encodes MALPEFSMRQLLEAGAHFGHQTHRWNPKMDRYIFGEKSNIHIIDLSQTVPLLHQALLKVREVAAAGGRVLFVGTKRQAADHIKGAAQRSAQYFVNSRWLGGTLTNWQTVSKSIARLRELEQTLAGGAIGLTKREALNLQRERDKLDRSLGGIAAMGGIPDLMFVIDTNKEAIAIQEARKLGIPVVAVVDSNCDPDEVTFPIPGNDDAARAIQLYCDLIADAVLDGLTEGDGRRGVDIGASANPTPEPALRERERVHVPAESPIDGPTGANY
- a CDS encoding ribosome recycling factor, which gives rise to MAAPPPFKIDDYNKRMDGALTALQHEFGGLRTGRASSSLLDPVQVEAYGSISPLNQVANVTVPEPRMLVVTVWDKSVAGAVDKAIRAAGLGLNPIMDGQTLRVPIPPLTGERRAELAKLAGKYAEQARVAVRNVRRDAMEHLKRLEKEHVISEDEHKKLGADVQKTTDAHIKKIDDLTRHKEEEITQV
- a CDS encoding undecaprenyl diphosphate synthase, encoding MAEPAPTHAPVPRHIAIIMDGNGRWARQRSRPRTFGHGEGVEALRRTVEAAGDLGVQYLTVFGFSTENWSRPAEEVNALFDLLRLYVSRDLDKLVREGVRVRVIGGRNGLQRDIAEIIDNAEARTRHNDKLNLTIAFNYGGQDEIARAARAIAVDAAEGKISPEDVTPALFERYLDTSDLPTPDVLVRTSGELRLSNFMLWQAAYAELVFLDVLWPDFDKEALQSAIDEFQRRTRRFGGTEPVAS
- a CDS encoding membrane-associated zinc metalloprotease, translating into MLELLQNALIYGGSFLLVLGVVVFVHEFGHFQVGRWCGIAIKSFSIGMGSEWFGWTDKHGTRWKVSKIPIGGFVSWVDDTDATSVLPATEESQELSPEEARRLGHFRAMPVERRAAAVIAGPMANFVFAIFAFALVAFAMGRDVTDYGAVTARVGNVMTGSAAAEAGLQRGEIVRAVNGEQVANWPAFQGIIAANPNVPLQLTLESEAGTRTLDVTPRAIERPNASGETETVGAIGVQVGVRPEERTIEPVGILDALRFGVLNTWGLIAQTVEYIGGIFSGAASGADIAGPVGILSQSGQVTSYALDTSDQGLWGATSGVLLALLGWAAVLSVAVGFANLLPIPILDGGYLVMCAVEALRGGKPLPPVAQEWAFRAGFAVLASLFLFATWNDITRLLPGGAG
- a CDS encoding translation elongation factor Ts, translating into MAEITAALVKDLREKTGVGMMDCKKALAENNGDLEAAVDWLRAKGLSKAAKKADRAAAEGVVAVATAPGKAAVIELNSETDFVARNADFQKAADQFSKLALAATDHDALLKTAHGGATVQDAVTNLIATIGENINLRRSAVLSGDAIAVYVHNKLEGYENVGRLAVLVALDTTGDKAAAEAFGKKVAMHIASAAPLALSESEIPADRVEREKAVLAEQVKEDPKAQGKPQQVIDKMLEGRLRKFFEESVLLKQAFILNPDQTVEAAVKDAAKDVGAAVTIKGFVRFALGEGVEKKVDDFAAEVAAMQKKD
- a CDS encoding phosphatidate cytidylyltransferase; translation: MLASIGVGAAWLGGPWLAAACAAAVVVMSYEYARMSEPNATMTAFWFVFVGSFIAVMFASWRHLDWAVLWLAVCAVTSALRRRTLVHAFETAGGVLYVGLPVTVFLWLRDRAPEGLETILALFAIIWAGDIFAYFGGKLIGGPKVAEGLSPKKTWSGIISGTLAGAVAGYGCGLAYHVTPDFRIAWLAIGALLAFTGLMGDLFESFLKRRFGVKDASRVIPGHGGVMDRLDGLMAASLLLGAALAFGPRATAVLFGTGL